From the Caballeronia sp. NK8 genome, one window contains:
- the lepB gene encoding signal peptidase I — MNFALILLILVVLTGIAWVLDKLVFQPQRRRAAEAAVADFDRQQERVGERFADENAAQTRARLRDEKLRQPWWLEYTASFFPVILAVFVVRSFIIEPFKIPSGSMVPTLLVGDFILVNKYEYGLRLPITNSKLTNGSPLKRGDVVVFRYPKDESVDYIKRVIGLPGDTVAYEDKKLTINGKPVPETPLPDYFDDERIGYAKQFEEDLDGRKNAILNNPQVPPFVVGADDFPFRDNCNYNAQGVTCKVPPGNYFMMGDNRDNSADSRYWGFVPDKNIVGRAFFIWMNFSNLKRVGSFQ, encoded by the coding sequence ATGAATTTCGCACTGATTCTTTTGATTCTCGTCGTCTTGACGGGTATTGCCTGGGTCCTCGACAAGCTGGTGTTTCAACCTCAACGACGCCGCGCCGCCGAGGCAGCGGTGGCCGATTTCGACCGTCAGCAGGAACGCGTGGGCGAGCGTTTCGCCGATGAGAACGCCGCGCAGACGCGCGCCCGTCTGCGCGACGAGAAGCTGCGCCAGCCGTGGTGGCTCGAATACACGGCGAGCTTCTTTCCGGTGATCCTCGCGGTGTTCGTCGTGCGCTCGTTCATCATCGAGCCGTTCAAGATTCCGTCGGGCTCGATGGTCCCGACGCTGCTCGTCGGCGACTTCATCCTCGTGAACAAGTACGAGTACGGTCTGCGCCTGCCGATCACCAACTCCAAGCTGACCAACGGCAGCCCGCTCAAGCGCGGCGACGTCGTGGTGTTCCGCTATCCGAAGGACGAATCGGTCGACTACATCAAGCGCGTGATCGGCCTGCCGGGCGACACCGTCGCGTACGAAGACAAGAAGCTCACGATCAACGGCAAGCCTGTGCCCGAGACGCCGCTGCCGGACTATTTCGACGACGAGCGTATCGGTTACGCGAAGCAGTTCGAGGAAGATCTCGACGGCCGCAAGAACGCGATCCTGAACAATCCGCAGGTGCCGCCGTTCGTCGTCGGCGCGGACGACTTCCCGTTCCGCGACAACTGCAACTACAACGCGCAGGGCGTCACGTGCAAGGTGCCCCCGGGCAACTATTTCATGATGGGCGACAACCGCGACAACAGCGCGGACAGCCGCTACTGGGGTTTCGTGCCGGACAAGAACATCGTCGGCCGCGCGTTCTTCATCTGGATGAACTTCAGCAATCTGAAGCGCGTCGGCTCGTTCCAGTGA
- the lepA gene encoding translation elongation factor 4: MDHIRNFSIIAHIDHGKSTLADRIIQLCGGLSDREMEAQVLDSMDLERERGITIKAQTAALTYKARDGQVYNLNLIDTPGHVDFSYEVSRSLSACEGALLVVDASQGVEAQTVANCYTAIELGVEVVPVLNKIDLPAANPENAISEIEDVIGIDATDAVHCSAKTGLGVEDVLESLIAKVPPPKGNTDAPLQALIIDSWFDNYVGVVMLVRIVNGTLKPKDKIKMMATGAQYPVEHVGVFAPKSTNLAQLSAGQVGFVIAGIKELTAAKVGDTVTLATRPAETPLPGFKEVKPQVFAGLYPVEANQYDALRESLEKLKLNDASLQYEPEVSQALGFGFRCGFLGLLHMEIVQERLEREFDMDLITTAPTVIYEVVQRDGTTISVENPAKMPEPPKIEEVREPIVTVNLYMPQEYVGSVITLCTAKRGSQINMQYHGRQVQLTYEIPMAEIVLDFFDRLKSTSRGYASMDYEFKEYRAADVVKVDMLINGDKVDALSVIVHRSQSQHRGREVAAKMRELIPRQMYDVAIQATIGSNIIARENIKALRKNVLAKCYGGDISRKKKLLEKQKAGKKRMKQVGTVEIPQEAFLAILRVDE, from the coding sequence ATGGATCATATTCGTAACTTCTCGATCATCGCGCACATCGACCACGGCAAGTCGACGCTCGCCGACCGCATCATCCAGTTGTGCGGCGGCCTGTCCGACCGCGAGATGGAAGCGCAGGTGCTCGATTCGATGGACCTCGAGCGCGAGCGCGGCATCACGATCAAGGCGCAGACCGCGGCGCTGACCTACAAGGCGCGCGACGGCCAGGTCTACAACCTCAATCTGATCGATACCCCCGGGCACGTCGACTTCTCCTACGAAGTCAGCCGTTCGCTGTCCGCGTGCGAGGGCGCGCTGCTCGTCGTCGACGCCTCGCAGGGCGTCGAGGCGCAGACGGTCGCGAACTGCTACACGGCAATCGAACTCGGCGTCGAAGTCGTGCCGGTGCTCAACAAGATCGACCTGCCCGCAGCGAACCCCGAGAACGCGATCTCCGAGATCGAGGATGTCATCGGCATCGATGCGACCGACGCCGTGCATTGCAGCGCGAAGACCGGTCTGGGCGTCGAGGACGTGCTCGAATCGCTGATCGCGAAAGTGCCGCCGCCCAAGGGCAATACGGACGCGCCGCTGCAGGCGCTCATCATCGATTCGTGGTTCGACAACTACGTCGGCGTCGTGATGCTGGTGCGGATCGTCAACGGCACGCTCAAGCCGAAGGACAAGATCAAGATGATGGCGACCGGCGCGCAATATCCGGTCGAGCACGTCGGCGTATTCGCGCCGAAGTCGACGAACCTCGCGCAATTGTCGGCGGGGCAGGTGGGCTTCGTGATCGCGGGCATCAAGGAACTGACGGCCGCCAAAGTGGGCGATACCGTCACCCTCGCGACCCGTCCCGCCGAAACGCCGCTGCCGGGCTTCAAGGAAGTGAAGCCGCAGGTGTTCGCGGGCCTCTATCCGGTCGAAGCGAACCAGTACGACGCGCTGCGCGAATCGCTCGAAAAGTTGAAGCTCAACGACGCCTCGCTGCAATACGAGCCGGAAGTGTCGCAGGCGCTCGGCTTCGGTTTCCGTTGCGGCTTCCTCGGCCTCCTGCACATGGAAATCGTGCAGGAGCGGCTCGAGCGCGAGTTCGACATGGACCTCATCACCACCGCGCCGACGGTGATCTACGAAGTCGTGCAACGCGACGGCACGACCATCTCCGTCGAGAATCCGGCGAAGATGCCTGAGCCGCCGAAGATCGAGGAAGTGCGCGAGCCGATCGTCACCGTGAACCTGTACATGCCGCAGGAGTATGTCGGCTCGGTCATCACGCTGTGCACGGCCAAGCGCGGCTCGCAGATCAACATGCAGTATCACGGCCGTCAGGTGCAGCTCACCTACGAAATCCCGATGGCGGAAATCGTGCTCGACTTCTTCGACCGCCTGAAGTCGACGTCGCGCGGCTATGCGTCGATGGACTACGAGTTCAAGGAATATCGCGCGGCCGACGTGGTCAAGGTGGACATGCTCATCAACGGCGACAAGGTCGACGCGCTGTCGGTCATCGTGCACCGTTCGCAGAGCCAGCATCGCGGCCGCGAAGTCGCGGCGAAGATGCGCGAGCTGATTCCGCGTCAGATGTACGACGTGGCGATTCAGGCGACCATCGGCTCGAACATCATCGCGCGCGAGAACATCAAGGCGCTGCGCAAGAACGTGCTCGCGAAGTGCTACGGCGGCGATATCTCGCGCAAGAAGAAGCTGCTCGAAAAGCAGAAGGCCGGCAAGAAGCGCATGAAGCAGGTCGGTACGGTCGAAATCCCGCAAGAGGCTTTCCTGGCGATCCTGCGCGTCGACGAGTGA
- the rnc gene encoding ribonuclease III → MPSSPLESRLRYEFRNAELLRQAMTHRSHSATHNERLEFLGDSVLNCVVAALLFQRFGKLDEGDLSRVRANLVKQQSLYEIAQALNVSEGLRLGEGELRSGGFRRPSILADTLEAIFGAIFLDGGFDAASVVIKRLYTPVLDHIDPRTIGKDAKTLLQEYLQGHKIALPTYTVVATHGAAHNQQFEVECTVPKLDVKVSGSGASRRAAEQAAAKKALDEVVAAVPSLGVKPKRKGARAAKQAELEVVPGVTGIQTALDLRSPDRRERHPASHGAQAGAHERPASAAPLAVIRATHVEPSASAYAAADRPERAVIHKPERASKSEPTQDKPAPADPDHRDDAPAADTDTRDSAAPADRVVRAADAGH, encoded by the coding sequence ATGCCATCTTCTCCGTTGGAAAGCCGGCTGCGGTACGAATTTCGCAATGCGGAATTGCTGCGCCAGGCGATGACCCACCGCAGTCACAGCGCCACGCACAATGAACGGCTCGAATTTCTCGGCGATTCCGTTCTAAATTGCGTGGTAGCTGCGCTTTTGTTCCAACGATTCGGCAAACTCGATGAAGGCGACCTGTCGCGCGTCCGGGCGAATCTGGTCAAACAGCAGTCGCTCTACGAAATCGCGCAGGCCCTCAACGTGTCCGAAGGGCTCCGGCTCGGCGAAGGCGAATTGCGCAGCGGCGGTTTTCGCCGTCCGTCGATTCTCGCCGACACGCTCGAAGCCATCTTCGGCGCGATCTTCCTCGACGGCGGTTTCGACGCCGCGTCGGTCGTCATCAAGCGGCTCTATACGCCGGTGCTGGATCACATCGATCCGCGCACCATCGGCAAGGATGCCAAGACGCTGCTGCAGGAATATCTCCAGGGACACAAGATCGCGCTGCCGACCTACACGGTCGTCGCGACGCACGGCGCCGCGCACAACCAGCAGTTCGAGGTCGAGTGCACGGTGCCGAAGCTCGACGTGAAGGTGTCGGGTTCGGGCGCGAGCCGCCGCGCGGCCGAGCAGGCCGCCGCGAAGAAGGCGCTGGACGAGGTGGTCGCCGCCGTGCCGTCGCTCGGCGTGAAGCCCAAGCGCAAGGGCGCGCGCGCCGCCAAGCAGGCGGAACTCGAAGTGGTGCCCGGCGTGACGGGCATCCAGACGGCGCTGGATCTGCGTTCACCGGACCGGCGCGAGCGTCATCCGGCATCGCACGGCGCACAAGCCGGCGCGCACGAGCGCCCCGCGTCCGCCGCGCCGCTCGCGGTGATTCGCGCGACGCACGTCGAGCCGTCCGCGAGCGCCTACGCTGCCGCCGACAGACCGGAACGCGCCGTGATCCACAAGCCGGAGAGAGCGTCGAAGAGCGAACCGACGCAGGACAAGCCCGCGCCCGCCGATCCCGATCATCGCGACGACGCGCCCGCAGCCGATACCGACACGCGCGACAGCGCCGCCCCCGCGGACCGTGTCGTGCGCGCCGCCGACGCCGGCCACTGA
- a CDS encoding glutaredoxin family protein: protein MKRASGAPFVLYGRAWCHLCEEMRTELEPIAARHGLGVEWIDIDEDPLLEARYNERVPVLMLDGVELCQYRLDVRAVNAALNAREP from the coding sequence ATGAAGCGGGCTTCCGGCGCGCCTTTCGTCCTGTACGGGCGCGCCTGGTGTCATCTGTGCGAGGAGATGCGGACCGAACTGGAGCCGATCGCGGCGCGACACGGCCTGGGCGTCGAATGGATCGACATCGACGAAGATCCGCTGCTGGAGGCGCGTTACAACGAGCGCGTGCCGGTGCTGATGCTCGACGGCGTGGAGTTGTGCCAGTACCGGCTCGACGTCCGCGCCGTGAACGCTGCGCTCAACGCGCGCGAGCCGTGA
- the recO gene encoding DNA repair protein RecO, producing MDDGTNDARMIPPPADDRPDDDFDADERPAARAVPKRKRASPSTSPSDGGEKRPRAAPRSDFRIAEQPGFVLHSYPYRETSLIIDVFSRDFGRVALVAKGAKRPHSALRGVLQTFQPLGLSWSGKGEVRTLTTAEWVGGMLPLAGDALLCGFYVNELLVKFCAREDAHPALFNHYVLTLSRLAHDEPAVHVLRSFERVLLRETGYAMNLTRTVTRQPVVAEGRYVFDPDRGVREASDDFPVQWPVISGQTLIDMERDDTSSPQTAAQSKTLMRFLLNHYLGGAPLATRQILIDLQKL from the coding sequence ATGGACGACGGCACGAACGACGCCCGGATGATTCCGCCGCCCGCCGATGATCGACCCGACGACGATTTCGACGCGGACGAGCGCCCGGCCGCGCGCGCGGTGCCGAAGCGCAAGCGGGCGTCGCCGTCGACGTCGCCCAGTGACGGTGGAGAGAAGCGGCCGCGCGCCGCGCCGCGCTCCGACTTTCGTATCGCCGAGCAGCCGGGCTTCGTGCTGCATAGCTATCCGTATCGCGAGACGAGTCTCATCATCGACGTGTTTTCGCGTGATTTCGGCCGGGTCGCGCTCGTCGCGAAAGGCGCGAAACGTCCGCATTCCGCGTTGCGCGGCGTGTTGCAGACGTTTCAGCCGCTCGGGCTGTCATGGTCCGGCAAGGGCGAAGTCCGCACGCTGACGACTGCCGAATGGGTCGGCGGCATGCTGCCGCTGGCCGGCGATGCGTTGCTCTGCGGCTTCTACGTGAACGAACTGCTCGTGAAGTTCTGCGCGCGCGAGGACGCGCATCCGGCGCTCTTCAATCACTACGTGCTGACACTCTCGCGTCTTGCGCACGACGAGCCGGCCGTGCACGTGCTGCGTTCGTTCGAGCGCGTGCTGTTGCGCGAAACCGGCTATGCGATGAACCTCACGCGCACCGTCACGCGCCAGCCGGTCGTGGCCGAAGGCCGCTATGTCTTCGATCCCGACCGCGGTGTGCGCGAAGCGTCCGACGATTTTCCCGTCCAGTGGCCGGTGATCTCGGGGCAGACGCTCATCGACATGGAACGCGACGACACCAGCAGCCCGCAGACGGCCGCGCAGAGCAAGACGCTGATGCGCTTCCTGCTCAACCACTACCTGGGCGGCGCGCCGCTCGCCACCCGTCAGATACTGATCGACCTGCAAAAACTATGA
- the pdxJ gene encoding pyridoxine 5'-phosphate synthase → MSFFLSSPTSVIDLGVNIDHVATLRNARGTSYPDPIRAALAAEEAGADVITLHLREDRRHIVDADVRTLRPLLKTRMNLECAVTREMLDIACEIRPHDVCLVPEKRQEVTTEGGLDVAGQFEEVKAACRQLADAGARVSLFIDPDETQIRAAHEAGAPVIELHTGRYAEAHDEAEQQREFERVAASVDFGNALGLKVNAGHGLHYTNVQAIAALPGIVELNIGHAIVAHSIFAGWDNAVREMKAIMVASRLASIHAR, encoded by the coding sequence ATGAGCTTCTTTCTCTCGTCGCCTACGAGCGTGATCGATCTGGGCGTGAACATCGATCACGTCGCCACCTTGCGCAATGCGCGCGGCACGTCCTATCCCGATCCGATCCGCGCGGCGCTCGCCGCCGAGGAAGCGGGCGCCGACGTCATCACGCTGCACTTGCGCGAGGATCGCCGCCATATCGTCGATGCCGATGTGCGCACGCTGCGGCCGCTGCTCAAGACGCGCATGAATCTCGAATGCGCGGTGACGCGCGAGATGCTCGACATCGCCTGCGAGATCAGGCCGCACGATGTCTGCCTCGTGCCGGAAAAGCGCCAGGAAGTGACGACCGAAGGCGGCCTCGATGTCGCGGGTCAGTTCGAGGAAGTGAAGGCCGCGTGCAGGCAACTCGCCGATGCGGGCGCGCGCGTTTCGCTTTTCATCGATCCGGACGAGACGCAGATTCGCGCCGCGCACGAAGCGGGCGCGCCCGTCATCGAGCTGCACACGGGCCGGTATGCCGAAGCGCACGATGAAGCCGAACAGCAGCGCGAGTTCGAGCGCGTCGCGGCGAGCGTCGATTTCGGCAACGCGCTCGGGCTGAAGGTCAACGCCGGGCACGGCCTGCACTACACGAACGTGCAGGCGATCGCCGCGCTGCCGGGCATCGTCGAGCTGAATATCGGGCACGCGATCGTCGCGCATTCGATCTTCGCAGGCTGGGACAACGCCGTGCGCGAGATGAAGGCGATCATGGTCGCGTCGCGTCTCGCGTCGATCCACGCACGCTGA
- the acpS gene encoding holo-ACP synthase: MAIYGIGTDVVQVSRVAAVMKRTKGRFAEKVLGPDELRIYHARNARSEVRGIAFLATRFSAKEAFSKAIGLGMRWPMTWRALQTLNEPSGKPMIAASGELADWLAQRGITAKVTVSDERDYAVSFVIAEVPDRT, encoded by the coding sequence ATGGCGATCTACGGAATCGGCACGGACGTCGTGCAGGTGAGCCGCGTTGCGGCGGTGATGAAACGCACGAAAGGGCGGTTCGCCGAAAAGGTGCTCGGACCCGACGAATTGCGCATCTATCACGCGCGCAACGCGCGCTCGGAAGTGCGCGGGATCGCGTTTCTCGCGACGCGCTTTTCGGCCAAGGAAGCCTTCTCGAAGGCGATCGGCCTCGGCATGCGCTGGCCGATGACCTGGCGCGCGCTGCAAACCCTCAACGAGCCGAGCGGCAAGCCGATGATCGCCGCATCCGGCGAACTGGCCGACTGGCTCGCGCAACGCGGCATCACCGCGAAGGTCACGGTGAGCGACGAACGCGACTACGCGGTGTCGTTCGTGATCGCGGAAGTGCCCGATCGCACCTGA
- a CDS encoding DegQ family serine endoprotease, which produces MSNFSLRKFIAAAALAVCLPFVSQSASAAAPTVNLPDFTTLVDRVGPSVVNIRTTSRVGTSSDLRGLPPGLDDGDMSEFFRRFFGIPMPGQPPRGGGGGGGGNNGGGSGGDQGKGGSRSAPDDNQDNSEQSSGVGSGFILSTDGYVMTNAHVVDDADTIYVTLTDKREFKARLVGVDERTDVAVVKISATNLPAITIGDSNKVRVGEWVLAIGSPFGLDNTVTAGIVSAKGRDTGDYLPFIQTDVAVNPGNSGGPLINMAGEVIGINSQIYSRTGGFMGISFAIPIDEAMRVADQLKTSGKVVRGRIAVAIGEVTKDVADSLGLPKAQGALVSSVEAGGPADKAGVQPGDIILKFNGQNVETATDLPRMVGETKPGTKTTLTIWRKGQTRDLPVTVAEMQPDKVAKTEQKKSPQPKERASNSLGLAVSDIPADQRKALKLSTGVQVDAVEGPAARAGFQKGDIILRIGDTDITSAKQFEAVAQNLDASKMVAVLVRRGDNTQFVPLRPRVPAQK; this is translated from the coding sequence ATGAGCAACTTCTCGCTGCGCAAGTTCATCGCGGCCGCGGCGCTCGCCGTGTGCCTGCCGTTCGTATCGCAATCTGCGTCGGCGGCGGCGCCCACGGTGAACCTGCCAGACTTCACGACGCTCGTCGACAGGGTCGGGCCTTCGGTCGTGAACATTCGCACGACTTCGCGCGTCGGTACCAGCAGCGATCTGCGCGGCCTGCCGCCCGGTCTCGACGACGGCGACATGTCCGAATTCTTCCGCCGCTTCTTCGGCATTCCGATGCCGGGCCAGCCCCCGCGCGGCGGCGGAGGCGGTGGCGGCGGCAATAACGGCGGCGGCAGCGGCGGCGATCAGGGCAAGGGCGGCAGCCGGAGCGCGCCCGACGACAACCAGGACAACTCGGAACAAAGCAGCGGCGTCGGCTCGGGCTTCATCCTGTCGACCGATGGCTACGTGATGACCAACGCGCACGTGGTGGACGACGCGGACACCATCTACGTCACGCTCACCGACAAACGCGAATTCAAGGCGCGTCTCGTCGGTGTCGACGAGCGCACGGACGTGGCCGTCGTGAAGATCAGCGCGACGAACCTGCCGGCCATCACCATCGGCGATTCGAACAAGGTGCGCGTCGGCGAATGGGTGCTCGCGATCGGCTCGCCGTTCGGCCTGGACAACACGGTGACCGCGGGCATCGTCAGCGCGAAGGGGCGCGACACTGGCGATTACCTGCCGTTCATCCAGACCGATGTCGCGGTGAATCCGGGCAACTCGGGCGGTCCGCTCATCAACATGGCGGGCGAAGTCATCGGCATCAACTCGCAGATCTACAGCCGCACGGGCGGCTTCATGGGCATTTCGTTCGCGATTCCGATCGATGAAGCGATGCGCGTGGCCGATCAGCTCAAGACCTCGGGCAAGGTCGTGCGCGGCCGCATCGCGGTGGCGATCGGCGAAGTCACGAAGGATGTCGCGGATTCGCTCGGGCTGCCGAAGGCGCAAGGCGCGCTCGTATCCAGCGTCGAAGCGGGTGGTCCGGCGGACAAGGCGGGCGTGCAGCCGGGCGACATCATCCTCAAGTTCAACGGCCAGAACGTCGAGACCGCGACCGATCTGCCGCGCATGGTCGGCGAGACGAAGCCGGGCACGAAGACCACGCTCACGATCTGGCGCAAGGGCCAGACGCGCGATCTGCCTGTCACCGTCGCCGAGATGCAGCCGGACAAGGTCGCGAAGACCGAGCAGAAGAAGTCGCCGCAGCCGAAGGAGCGCGCGAGCAATTCGCTCGGGCTCGCGGTGAGCGACATTCCCGCCGACCAGAGAAAGGCGCTGAAGCTGAGCACCGGCGTGCAGGTTGACGCGGTCGAAGGGCCGGCTGCGCGCGCGGGCTTCCAGAAGGGCGACATCATCCTGCGCATCGGCGACACGGATATCACGAGCGCGAAGCAGTTCGAGGCCGTCGCGCAGAATCTCGACGCGAGCAAGATGGTCGCGGTGCTCGTGCGTCGCGGCGACAACACGCAGTTCGTGCCGCTGCGCCCGCGCGTGCCGGCACAGAAGTAA
- the nagZ gene encoding beta-N-acetylhexosaminidase, producing the protein MKRTPGPVMFDVAGTKLTDADIERIVHPMTGGIILFARHFEDRAQLVALTDAIRAVRDDILIAVDHEGGRVQRFRTDGFTVLPAPGKLGELWDRDVLAATKAATAFGYVLAAELRACGIDMSFTPVLDLNYGQSKVIGDRALHSDPRVVTMLAKSLNHGLALAGMANCGKHFPGHGFAEADSHVALPTDDRPLDEILAADVRPYDWLGMSLASVIPAHVIYTQVDDKPAGFSRIWLQDVLRGKLGFHGAIFSDDLSMEAARAGGTLTEAATAALKAGCDVVLICNQPDEAGKVLEQLRYTPSKASMQRVRQMQPRGKALRWSKLQGHADYQAARALVKEMLG; encoded by the coding sequence ATGAAACGCACTCCCGGGCCCGTCATGTTCGACGTCGCCGGCACGAAGCTGACCGATGCGGATATCGAGCGCATCGTGCATCCGATGACCGGCGGCATTATTCTTTTCGCGCGGCATTTCGAGGACCGCGCCCAACTCGTCGCGCTGACCGATGCGATCCGCGCGGTGCGTGACGACATCCTGATCGCCGTCGATCACGAGGGCGGGCGGGTGCAGCGCTTTCGCACCGACGGCTTCACCGTGCTGCCCGCGCCGGGCAAGCTGGGCGAGCTGTGGGACCGCGACGTGCTCGCCGCGACCAAGGCCGCGACCGCGTTCGGCTACGTGCTCGCGGCGGAGTTGCGCGCGTGCGGCATCGACATGAGCTTCACGCCGGTGCTCGACCTGAACTACGGACAGTCGAAGGTGATCGGCGATCGCGCGCTGCACAGCGACCCGCGCGTCGTGACGATGCTCGCCAAGAGCCTGAATCACGGCCTCGCGCTCGCCGGCATGGCGAACTGCGGCAAGCACTTTCCGGGACACGGCTTTGCCGAAGCCGATTCGCACGTCGCGCTGCCGACCGACGATCGCCCGCTCGACGAAATTCTCGCCGCCGACGTGCGTCCGTACGACTGGCTCGGCATGTCGCTGGCGTCGGTGATTCCGGCGCACGTAATCTACACGCAGGTCGACGACAAGCCCGCTGGTTTCTCGCGCATCTGGCTGCAGGACGTCTTGCGCGGCAAGCTCGGCTTCCATGGCGCGATCTTCAGCGACGATCTGTCGATGGAAGCGGCGCGTGCGGGCGGCACGCTGACGGAGGCTGCGACGGCGGCGCTCAAGGCGGGTTGCGATGTGGTGCTGATCTGCAATCAGCCGGACGAGGCGGGTAAGGTGCTCGAGCAGTTGCGTTACACGCCGTCGAAGGCTTCCATGCAGCGTGTTCGGCAGATGCAACCGCGTGGGAAGGCGTTGCGGTGGAGCAAGTTGCAGGGGCATGCCGACTATCAGGCGGCGCGGGCGCTCGTCAAGGAGATGCTCGGCTGA
- the era gene encoding GTPase Era, protein MNAPVSPGFRCGMVAIVGRPNVGKSTLMNALVGQKVSITSRKAQTTRHRITGINTFDDAQYVFVDTPGFQTRNSGALNRSLNRAVTSTLTSVDAILFVIEAGRFGPDDQKVLDLIPPGTPTLLIANKLDRVADKETLFPFMQQMSALRDFREIVPLSAKHPEDIKRLMSVVKPYLPEGEPIYGEDDLTDRSERFLAAEILREKVFRWTGDELPYTSTVLIDKFETEGRLRRVFATILVDRDGHKAMIIGQKGAKLKQISTEARLDMEKLFDGPVYLETFVKVKSGWADNEAGLRAYGYE, encoded by the coding sequence ATGAACGCTCCTGTTTCTCCCGGTTTCCGCTGCGGCATGGTCGCGATCGTCGGCAGGCCGAACGTCGGCAAGTCGACGCTGATGAACGCGCTCGTCGGCCAGAAGGTGAGCATCACGTCGCGCAAGGCGCAGACGACACGCCACCGCATCACCGGCATCAACACCTTCGACGACGCGCAGTACGTCTTCGTCGATACCCCCGGTTTCCAGACGCGCAATAGCGGCGCGCTCAATCGCTCGCTGAACCGCGCGGTGACATCGACGCTGACCTCCGTCGATGCGATCCTCTTCGTGATCGAGGCCGGCCGCTTCGGCCCCGACGACCAGAAAGTGCTCGACCTGATTCCGCCCGGCACGCCCACGCTCCTGATCGCCAACAAGCTCGATCGCGTCGCTGACAAAGAAACGCTCTTTCCCTTCATGCAGCAGATGTCGGCGTTGCGCGACTTCCGCGAGATCGTGCCGCTGTCGGCGAAGCATCCCGAGGACATCAAGCGGCTCATGTCGGTCGTGAAGCCTTATCTGCCGGAAGGCGAGCCGATCTACGGCGAGGACGACCTGACCGACCGCAGCGAGCGTTTCCTCGCGGCGGAGATCCTGCGCGAGAAAGTGTTCCGCTGGACCGGCGACGAGTTGCCGTACACGAGCACGGTGCTCATCGACAAGTTCGAGACCGAAGGGCGGCTGCGCCGCGTCTTCGCGACGATTCTCGTCGATCGCGACGGCCACAAGGCGATGATCATCGGCCAGAAGGGCGCGAAGCTGAAGCAGATCAGCACCGAGGCGCGCCTCGACATGGAGAAGCTTTTCGATGGCCCCGTGTATCTCGAAACCTTCGTCAAGGTGAAGAGCGGCTGGGCGGACAACGAAGCCGGCCTGCGCGCATACGGCTACGAGTGA